Genomic window (Vibrio coralliirubri):
TTGTAGAGGAAAGGCCTGCCTTCTAATTTGATGCTTTTGGAAGAGAATAGGTCGACATGCGCTGGATCATCTGGCGTCAAAAGCGTTGTCATGATTGCGTTTTTGAGGTGTTTTTTAGGTTCAGTCGAGGAGACCGTTTCTACCGTTATGAGGCCTTCGCTAAAGTTTACTTCTGAACGGCTCAGGTAATTATCTATGTATTTCACATAGTTACTCTTACCTGCCATTTTTACTTCCCTACTGCCCCAGCGTTTTTGAATATTGCCAGAAAAGCTATTAATCAAAGCATCTAGTGCTCCGGTGTCTTTTTCAAACTGACCAGGTAGCTCTGCCAAGTTGCTTACGAATCGGTTGGTCGGTTCGTAATTAACATCATAAATGCTTTCGACAAATTCACGGCTGCAGCCCGTTAATAACATGGCTGTTAGGAAGTAACTTAGCTTTTTCATAGTTCCTCATACAAAAATGACATCGCAGCGTTAACCATGATGTCATTAAAATTTGCTTAAATAAATGTCTTATTCGCTTGGTGGAGTATAGCCATCAATTACGACATCTTTACCTTCGAAAAGGAAGTTAACCATCTCAGTTTCAAGAAGTTTACGATGCTCAGGATCCATCATGTTTAGCTTCTTTTCATTGATAAGCATAGTTTGCTTGCTTTGCCATTGTCCCCAAGCTTCTTTAGACACGTTGTCAAAGATACGCTTACCTAAGTCACCTGGGTAAAGTTGAAAATCTAGGCCTTCAGCATCTTTTTGAAGGCGAGCACAAAATACAGTGCGGCTCATAGTGGTTCCTCTTATCGCGTTCGTTGATTCAAACGTCGTCGTTCAGTTCAAAGGGTAGGCTCTCAATAAGCTGCTTTACAGGAGCGGCTAGGCCAATTTCTTCCGGTTTTGATAAGTTATACCAGAGACCTTTAGTCCCTTCCATTATCAAATCTGGTTGTTTATCTAATTTCACCAATACTGGCGTGATATCTAAGTGGTAGTGGCTGAAAGTATGTCTAAACGCAATCATGGTCTTGATTGAATTGGTTTGAGTGTCTTTGATCGAGCGAAGATCTAGTTGATGTTCGATCTCTGCGTTTTCATTTTGAGGGAAACAAAACAATCCGCCCCAGATACCGGATTGAGGGCGCTGTTCGAGCCACACTTGGTTATCGTGATACAGAATCACAAACCATGTTTCTTTTACTGGCTTTTCTTTTTTAGGCTTTTTGCCTGGGAAGTCGAGCTGTCTATCGAGCTTTTTGGCCTCACACATGCTTTCAATCGGGCACAAGGTGCACTTAGGCTTGCTACGAGTACAAACCATCGCACCCATGTCCATCATTGCTTGGTTGTACTTATCGACATCTTTGTTCGGAGTATGTGCTTCGGCGTGTTCCCAAAGCTGATTCTCGACTTTCTTTTGCCCCGGCCACCCTTCAACGGCAAAGCTTCTCGCAAGCGTTCGTTTTACATTGCCATCAAGAATCGCATGAGGAAGCTTATGAACCGAAGACAGCACTGCAGCTGCAGTCGAGCGACCGATGCCCGGTAGCGCGTTCATCTCTTCGATAGAAAGCGGAAATTCACCACCATATTGCTCAGCAACGATCTTGGCTGCTTTGTGTAGATTACGAGCTCGTGCGTAATAACCAAGCCCTGTCCATAAGTGGAGTACCTCATCTTGTTCGGCGTTCGCTAGGTCGATAACCGTAGGAAAGCGTTCCAAGAAGCGCTGGTAGTATGGAATCACCGTAGCAACCTGAGTCTGCTGAAGCATGATTTCAGATAGCCAAACGGTGTAGGCGGTTTTGTTTTGTTGCCAAGGTAATTCTTTACGCCCGTAGGCGTCATACCACTTTAATATGGCGGTTGCGAAAGGAGTCACGACATGCTCTATGCTTTGCTATTATTAGAAGCGAAATTGCACCACACTTAACGTTGGATGTAAAACAGACAAATTGTGTGGGAATTTATCCACGGAAAGACTTGCACCGGAGGCAATTCTTTGGATAATCCCCGCTTTGATTAATCAATGTGCAGGCAAAAATCAATGAGTGAAGTGACCACTAACGAATATACTGAAGACGGCAAACTGGTTCGTAAGATCCGTAGTTTTGTTCGCCGCGAAGGCCGCTTAACAAAAGGCCAAGAGAACGCGATGAATGAATGTTGGCCAACAATGGGTATCGACTACAACCCAGAGCTTCTTAACTGGAAAGAAGTATTTGGCAACGATAACCCGGTTGTACTAGAGATTGGCTTCGGTATGGGTGCATCACTGGTTGAAATGGCAAAGAACGCACCTGAGAAAAACTTCTTAGGTATTGAAGTTCATAGCCCGGGTGTTGGTGCGTGTTTAGGTACAGCTCGCGATGCTGGCGTAACTAACCTACGTGTAATGTGTCACGATGCTGTAGAAGTATTTGAACACATGATTCCAGATAGCAGCCTGCATACTCTGCAACTGTTCTTCCCTGACCCGTGGCACAAAGCTCGTCACCATAAACGTCGTATCGTTAAGGCTGAGTTTGCAGAGATGGTTCGCGGCAAGCTTCAACTTGATTCTGGTATTTTCCACATGGCAACAGACTGGGAAAACTACGCAGAACATATGATTGAAGTGATGAACGTAGCTCCAGGCTTCGAAAATATCGCTGAAGATGGTGATTACATCCCTCGTCCGGATGAGCGCCCGCTAACTAAGTTTGAAGCTCGTGGCCATCGTCTAGGTCATGGTGTTTGGGACATTAAGTTCAAACGTACTAAGTAACTTCGAATCAAATTAAGTGAAGGGTAATCCGACTTAGGATTTAACCCCTACACTTTATGGGATTGATTAAAGCCAACATTATTGTAATGTTGGCTTTTTTGTCCTTAGGCTTTTATTTCAGTAAAGGCTTAACGACAGAAAGTAATACCAATCACAGTAAGTAAGTGATCAGAAATAGCGTAGGAAAAAGGCTTGAGAACAAGGCAGCATTTTTCGATAAGCAGTTACTCTACAATCAAAAATTCTAACGTAGTTATCGAGCATTTTAACAAGCTAGAGTGAGCAGTTATTTACTACGATTGGTATATGTTACACCCCTACAAAAATAACAATATAGAAGTAAGCGCACATGAAACCAACTCAAGCTATTTTGGCCGAGATCTTAGACGAAGTTCGTCCTTTAATTGGACAGGGAAAGGTCGCTGATTATATCCCTGCACTGGCTCGCGTATCGAACCAGAAACTGGCGATCGCGGTATACACCAATGAAGGTGAGGTGATTAAAGCAGGCGATGCTGAAGAAGCATTTTCTGTGCAATCTATTTCTAAGGCCTTGAGCCTGACGCTAGCTATGGTGCTATATAAGCCTGAAGAGATTTGGCAAAGAGTAGGCAAAGAGCCTTCTGGTCAAGCCTTTAACTCGATGATTCAGCTTGAGATGGAGCAGGGGATTCCCCGCAACCCGTTTATCAATGCGGGTGCTATTGTCGTAGCAGACCTCTTACAAAGCCGCCTGTCAGCACCGAGACATCGCTTGTTAGAGTTTGTGCGCCAGTTGTCGGGCGACACTCATATCGTGTATGACAAGATAGTAGCGGCGTCAGAAATGATGCACAGCGATCGTAATGCGGCTATCGCGTACTTGATGCGCTCATTTGGTAACTTTGAAAATGATGTTATCCCTGTTCTGAATAACTATTTTCATGCCTGTGCGCTTAAAATGACGTGTGTTGATTTGGCAAAAACCTTTAGCTACTTGGCAAACAAAGGCGTGTCGGTTCAAACCAAGAAGGAGATCATCACGCCAGTTCAAACCAAGCAGTTGAATGCTTTGCTTGCCACATGTGGTTTGTACGATGGTGCGGGGGAGTTTGCCTACCGTGTTGGTATGCCAGGAAAATCGGGCGTTGGTGGCGGTATTATTGCCATCGTTCCGGGTGAGATGACAATCGCTGTATGGTCCCCAGAGTTAGATCCTTCTGGCAACTCGCTCGCAGGTACTAAAGCTCTAGAGTTGCTTTCAGAGCGAATTGGTCGTTCTATTTTCTAAGAGAAAGATGCGAGATTCGAGTACGGACTTTGTCCTATAGAACGCTTCGCTCCGAGAGGGGGCTATAAAACAAAAAGGGTTGACCCTAAAGCCAACCCTTACACCAATGCTTCTCGAATCTATTCGTCTTCTTCTGCCATGAAGGCTTCCAGCAAATCATTTAGGAATAGCTTCCCTTTTTCAGTGATCTGCCAGTGAGTGTCGGTTTCGTTCAAGTAGCCTAGCTCTTTTGCCCATTCAATCGTTTCTTGAATCGAGTCAAAACCAAGCCCTGTCGTATCAATGAAATCTTGCTTTGGACATGCTTCCATTAACCTAAAGCGGTTCATAAAGAACTCAAAAGGTCGGTCTTCATTCGGCACTTCAAATTCATCGGATAGGTACGGTTTCACCATGTTCTGGTAAGCCGCTAAATAGCCTCTAGGGTGTTTAACCTTAGTGGTGCGAACAATGCGTCCATCTGTAAAGCTTAGCTTGCCATGAGAGCCACAGCCAATACCTAGATAGTCACCAAAGCACCAGTAGTTGAGGTTATGTTGGCACTGATATCCCGGCTTGCTGTAGCCTGAAATTTCGTACTGTACATACCCTGCGTCCGCGAGCTTTTTATGGCCTAGATCGAAGATATCCCAAAGGTCATCATCATCAGGCAGCTTTGGTGTTTTGTAATAGAACATGGTGTTAGGTTCTATTGTTAGCTGATACCAAGATAAGTGCGGAGGGTCGAGTTCGATCGCTTTATCCAAATCAGCCAACGCTTGTTCAATACTCTGATCGGGTAAGCCGTGCATTAAGTCTAAGTTGAAACTATTCAATCCAATCTTATGTGCTAAATGAGCTGCGTTGACCGCTTCATCTTGACCATGAATACGCCCAAGTCTTTCCAGTTTCTCTTGCTCAAAACTTTGCACACCCACCGAGATTCGACTCACCCCTGCCTTTTGGTAACCCGCAAAACGCTCAGCCTCGATAGTTCCCGGGTTAGCTTCCATGGTGATTTCTATTTCAGGTTTGAACGGGATTCGTTGTTCAATGCCTTGTAGCAATCGGCCAATTCCTTCTGGAGAGAATAGGCTCGGAGTGCCACCACCAATAAAGATTGAGTGCAATGGGCGAGGCATACCATTGAGCTGATATTTTTCGATATCAGTATCGAGATCCTCAAGCAGTGCATCGATGTACTCTTTTTCAGGGATCTCAGCTTTCAGAGCGTGAGAGTTAAAGTCACAATACGGACACTTTTGTACACACCATGGGATGTGTACATAAAGGCTAAGAGCTGGTGGAACTAGTGCTGCATTGTGCATTACAGAGCTTGCTCTTTGATTGCTTCGAATAGTGCAGCAAGGGCTTTACCGCGGTGTGAAAGCTGTTTTTTACGTGTAGATTCGAGTTCAGCAGATGCACAGTTATCTTCTGGAACAAAGAATACAGGATCGTAGCCAAAGCCATTCTCGCCATGTTCTTCAGTAAGGATGCGACCTTCCCATTTACCATGACACACCAATGGTGTTGGATCGTTTTCGTGACGCATTAGCACCAACACACAGTGGAAACGCGCAGTACGCTTTTCAGTTTCGACACCTTGCATCGCGTTTAGCAATTTTTCGATGTTCTGTTTATCGGTTGCCCCTTCACCTGAGTAACGCGCTGAGTAGATGCCCGGAGCACCATTTAAGTAATCAACCTCTAAACCTGAGTCGTCAGCAATGGCTGGCAGCCCTGTTTCTTTCGCTGCGTGGCGAGCTTTGATGATGGCATTTTCAATGAAAGTCGTTCCTGTTTCAGCGACTTCTGAAACGTTAAATTCACTTTGTGCGACAACGTCAAAACCAAACTCAGACAGAATATCTGCCATCTCGCGAACTTTACCTTGGTTGCCTGTTGCTAAAACAATCTTACTCATGGGAATGTAGCTCTAAATAAGTTAATAAATGAAAAGTAAGGTTTGAGCTTACTCTTCTATATAAAATTTCTGTGTGAAACGCAGTGGACCCGTGCCTTTTAGGCCTGCGTTAACATCGATGTCGAAGGTGATGTTTTCTTCGTGAGTTACGGGGAACTCAGCAAGGTAATAAATCGCATCGCCTTCTTTGATTTCTCGAAACTTCAAAGTTCGGGTGTTTCCAACGAGGTTCTTCGCTGTTCCCGTAATTTTAGCCGTTGTCGCAGGCTTGCCTAGAGAAGCCTTGTCTAACACGCTGATGTTGAGGATTGCTGAGTATCCATTTCGCTTAAGTTTGTATTGTTTAGCGACTTGCGCAGTTAAGAACGTGGAATTAAAAGCCGAGTAATGAACCTCGACATCCTTAATGTTCTTAAATTGCCCTGCAGAGCTCGGTAAGGCAACAAGAGCGGTGAGTAGTGCTGTTATCCATAAACGCATAATGACTCCAATAAATAGCAAAAAGCCATCATAGGATGGGTTCTATAACTCTTTTAAATTAACGAATCCCAGTAAAATAAAGGCTTAGTGATACTGTTTTTATTTACATATGATGGGGTGTGTATAGTTAATGTGGTCATTTTGTGGATCTTGTTAAAGGGTTAAATCTAACGGCATCCAACAAATAATCAGGAGCAAAATGAGCATACGTCATTGTCTGCTGAATTGTAGCGTGACCAAGTATTTTTTGTAATGCGAGTATGTTACCACCATTCATCATAAAGTGACTTGCAAATGAGTGTCGAAGAACGTGGGAGGCTTGTCCCTTTGGTAAACCAAAATCGCAGTTTTTTAAGCATTGATAAAAGCTAGTGTAGCATTCGCCAAACAAGCGGCCATTTCCATCTTGTTTGATCTCTTTCTCCAGCTCTTCACTAATCGGAACCGTTCGGTTTTTCCCATTTTTTGTATCAACAAAGGTTACTCGACCATGAATCAGATTACTTCCCTTTAGGCTTTCCGCTTCGCTCCATCTTGCTCCTGTAGCCAAGCATACCTTTGCTACTTTGAGCGCATCACCATCTAGTTTGAGAAGTAATATATTTATCTCATCGTTAGATAAGAAATGCATTTCTTTTGCTCTTGGACGAGAGAGCTTAAAACCATGAGTTGGGTGTTGACTATGGTACTCTTGAGCTTCGATAAGTACGGTGAAAACGTTACTTAGGCTCATTATTTTTCTGTTGAATGTAGTTAAAGCAAGATTCTTTTCTAAATGGAAAGCTCGGTATTCAGCTAGCAATTTGTGGGTGAGCTGGTGGGCTTTAGGCTTACCTAGTTCCCTGTCGATTTGCTTTAATATTCGTAGATAGGTAGTAGCCGTTTTTTTTGCTTGTCCTTCGTACTTCCACCACAAATCGATGAGCTCACTTAAGCTGCGCCTATCGGTTGGCTTTTCTAACCAATCTTTATTATGTGCGGTTGCGAGCAGATGCTTTTCGTATTGCTGCGCTTCGTATTTCGTTTCAAATTTACGGCGGTAACGCTTTCCTTCTCGACCTTGTGGGCGAGCATCAACAAGGTACTGAGAGCCTTGTTTTTTGATGCTCATAAGTTCTTAACGACCTGACGAACACGACCATTAACATGTAGCCTCTCTAACTCACCTTTAGGTAAAAGAAAGTTATCGTGGTCTTCGTTATCGCTAATAATATGATAGCCCTGTGATGCTAAATCGTAACGCAGCCTTTTAACAAGAAGACTGTCATCAAGGGTTATTGCATACACACCATCAAGTACGCCTTCCTGCTTTCGCGTGTCGATTACTAATAAATCACCATTCATCAATGTAGGCACCATAGAGTCCCCGCTGGCTTTGATAGCGCAGGTTTTTTCTTTTTTAAGGCCTAGACGTTGTAAATCATCAGTGAAAACTAAGTGCTTACCTATGACTTTGTCCGTGTCAGTAAAACAACCATTCCCTGCACTGGCTTCAGCCGAATAGATAGGAATAGATGTGTAATCGCTCTCTGTCACTATCTTGGCATTCTCTAAAGACACATTAGATGTGCCTGCTAGCCAGTCGATACTTACATTATTCGCATGAGAAATTTTAATTAAATTTTCTAGTGATGGGGCGCGCATGCCATGAATGTAATTTTGCATTGAAGGTTGAGGAACTCCGCATAGCTCTGCGAATGCCCTAACTGACTTTGTGCCTTTAAGTTCCTTTAACTGATTAGAAAAACTAATTAGCTTCTCATCCATGTAATAAACCCTCTATTGACTGAGTTATCCGGAGTGGGTAAGTATTGTTTTATCCAAATGAATTAAGATGTTATTCATTTGGGTTGATTTTTTGTTTTTATTGAAACTCATAAGGATGAAAGTGTTTGAGTGCATCCGAATGTAATAGGGAAATATAACATGAACATACGAGTTCAACTAGATATGCCTTATCTGCCAGTTGATGAGTTCGCTCGTCGGTGGGGAATTACGCCACAAGCTGTTCGCAATATGATCCATGAAGGAAAGTTGCCCGCTAAGAAGAAAAAGCGTGGAGAGAAAAAGGTTTATATCAACATGCTTGTGCTTTGGGAGCACGCTCAAGTTGATGCTGATGAGAACGCGAAAGATAGTTTTTTTAGAACGTTTTAAGGGGGCTTTATGAAAACACCAATTCATTCAATCAATATCAACGTTAACACCTACACAGAAGCTAAAGAGCTTTTTGATTATGCAACCAGAAAGGCTAGTAAAACCAATTCTAGCTTTTGGTTACACGTCCGTAATCAATCACTTGAAGCCATGAACCTATTGAAAGAAGTGGAAGGTGAATAATGAGAGCGAAAACTAAAAATAACCTTCTTTTTGATAGTTCACATCCTAAATGCCAACTCCATTTCGCCCGAACTCACGGTCGTGGATTTGCTTTCGTTCAGTGCCTTGATACTGGTTTGGATGGTAAAGCTGAAAGGGTGAAACGCTATTGGGGTTTTTATGCAGACTCTCTTGACGAAAAAGAGAATGAAGTATCCATCTATAACATCATGAACTCAGGTTCTCCATGGCCTGAGCTGCCGAAATGACCATCATGGGCGACGTAATTTACAAGGAGGCAGTTTCAAGTGTTGATCTGCCTATTACCGACCCAATACACAAGCCTTGCCCTGATATGGCAGCGCTTGAAAACTTTGATCCAAAGAAGACCGAGAGAGCGCGTTTCCTAATATCGAGGCTTCAAGAAAAGCACGGTATTAGAAAGCGTGTTCAATCAGAGCCAAAGCCACTGACTTACACCTGTACTGAGCATGGGTGTATTGAGTCATGGGGTTCGGTTAACAATGAAAAAGAAGGTCAATGATGAGCCGCAATAGCAAGTATGAGGCAGCTAAGAAAGCGCAAGGACTTAAAAAGGTCACGCTATGGGTTCCAGATGATAGAGAAAGCGAGTTTTACATGTTGGCGAAAGCATGTTGTGAGTTTCGTCATTTAACCTTTAATACTCTGCGAGATACCCAATCCGGTAAGTACATTTCTTTAGAGCGTTTATAACCCGTCACTGGTGACACCATGAGTACCTACAAGCGATTTTATCAACCTAATGTAAACCAGTCTGTTGGTCAGTTCGTCTCGAACATTACAGCACACTTACCCGTGATGCTGCGCCAAGATATCGACCTCAAGATTGGGATACGTAAGAATCGCGACAATCCTACTGACCGTAATCTATCCGCATTCGCTAAAGAGCGAGTGAACTTTGTTGATGAAGTCGCTCATCACTTCACAAATAAATTCCCTTTTGGTTATGTCTGCTATGAGCCTAATCCTTTAGAGCTGACTCATGACATTCTCATGAGTGACGACCTAATCAAAGACTTTGCCGTCAAGCTTACGGTGGCCTTTGCCGATATCATTAACGATATCGCTATTGTCGAAACTGAAAAACGCATTGATGGTATTCCTGATAGCTCTCTGGATTACTACGAGGCATTACATTACGGCTTTGAACAAATCCGTGACGTGATGTTAAAAGCATTCATTGAGCCGCCTAGCGCTGATACCAGTGATATAGGTAAGAAGCTCACCATTCAAGACGCTGAAACCATTTTAGAGTGCGCTATTCGTCGTTGTATCGACCCGAAATATTTAACGCGCAAACTTAAACGCCTACGCAAGCAATACATTGAGCACGCTCAAGTAACCCTAGGCAATGTCGGTAAGAAGCAAGGTCAAACGCACTACGTATCACGTCTAACGCTATCCAACTTTAAACAGAAGATGCGTGAGTCCGAAGAGTTCATGCAAAACATGGTGGTGATTAGCCACGACACCATGCAGGAGTTCAACCTTGCGGAAGTCGCTTCACGTACGACCGCCAACCTAGAGAACCGACGCGTTGAACTGGTTGTTCGTAGCCGAGGTGATGAAGAGCGTGCGATTGATATGGGTTTTGAGGGCGTATTTATCACATGGACACTCCCGTCTAAATATCATCGTAATTCGTACAAATGGAACGGTTGTACCGTCAAAGAGGCGCACCAAAACCTAATGGAGCAGTGGAAACTTGCCCGCGCTCACTTTGCCAAGATTGATTTACCTTGGTTTGGCCTACGGGTGGCCGAACCCCACAAAGACGGCACTCCACACCTCCATGCGTTTGTGTATTGCGCCAAAGAGCACAAAGCCGACCTAATGCGCATTTGCGCCACGATTGCCCGTAGTGAAGACGGTGACGAGCTTCATACCAAAAAACAACGTAAAGCGCGTTTCCATGCTAAACCTTGCGACCCCAACAAAGGGAGCGCAACGGGTTACATCATCAAATACATATCAAAGAACATTAACGGGGCGCACATGCCAGAGGGCGAAGCGAGCGAGATAGCCGTATCCGTTCGAGCGTGGGCGAGTGCGTGGGGCTTAAAGCAGTTTTCACAATCGGGCGCACCTGCTGTTGGTCTATGGCGACAATTAAGACGTGCCAATAAATCGGACGTGGCCATTGATGAAGAGTTAATGAATCTGTATGACCATGCAGACAGTTCACGTTGGAAAGAGTTTGCTCAAAACATTGGGGATTTGCGTCTTGCTCATGAAGAGCAATTTAATCAGTACGGTGAAACAACCAAGCGGGTGATTGGCCTTAAGTGGTTAGGTCATGTGATCGATACGTGCAGCGAGCGTTTTTCTATTGTGGCGAAGTGCGATGTGGATGCGTGGAAAGATGAGCGAAGCGAATTAACCCAAAGAAGCGGAGCTTCGTCTTGGAGCACTGAAAATAAGTGTAACCCGCCTCCAAAGGATGAGGTTACACCGC
Coding sequences:
- a CDS encoding oxidative damage protection protein encodes the protein MSRTVFCARLQKDAEGLDFQLYPGDLGKRIFDNVSKEAWGQWQSKQTMLINEKKLNMMDPEHRKLLETEMVNFLFEGKDVVIDGYTPPSE
- the mutY gene encoding A/G-specific adenine glycosylase, which codes for MTPFATAILKWYDAYGRKELPWQQNKTAYTVWLSEIMLQQTQVATVIPYYQRFLERFPTVIDLANAEQDEVLHLWTGLGYYARARNLHKAAKIVAEQYGGEFPLSIEEMNALPGIGRSTAAAVLSSVHKLPHAILDGNVKRTLARSFAVEGWPGQKKVENQLWEHAEAHTPNKDVDKYNQAMMDMGAMVCTRSKPKCTLCPIESMCEAKKLDRQLDFPGKKPKKEKPVKETWFVILYHDNQVWLEQRPQSGIWGGLFCFPQNENAEIEHQLDLRSIKDTQTNSIKTMIAFRHTFSHYHLDITPVLVKLDKQPDLIMEGTKGLWYNLSKPEEIGLAAPVKQLIESLPFELNDDV
- the trmB gene encoding tRNA (guanosine(46)-N7)-methyltransferase TrmB, yielding MSEVTTNEYTEDGKLVRKIRSFVRREGRLTKGQENAMNECWPTMGIDYNPELLNWKEVFGNDNPVVLEIGFGMGASLVEMAKNAPEKNFLGIEVHSPGVGACLGTARDAGVTNLRVMCHDAVEVFEHMIPDSSLHTLQLFFPDPWHKARHHKRRIVKAEFAEMVRGKLQLDSGIFHMATDWENYAEHMIEVMNVAPGFENIAEDGDYIPRPDERPLTKFEARGHRLGHGVWDIKFKRTK
- the glsB gene encoding glutaminase B, with amino-acid sequence MKPTQAILAEILDEVRPLIGQGKVADYIPALARVSNQKLAIAVYTNEGEVIKAGDAEEAFSVQSISKALSLTLAMVLYKPEEIWQRVGKEPSGQAFNSMIQLEMEQGIPRNPFINAGAIVVADLLQSRLSAPRHRLLEFVRQLSGDTHIVYDKIVAASEMMHSDRNAAIAYLMRSFGNFENDVIPVLNNYFHACALKMTCVDLAKTFSYLANKGVSVQTKKEIITPVQTKQLNALLATCGLYDGAGEFAYRVGMPGKSGVGGGIIAIVPGEMTIAVWSPELDPSGNSLAGTKALELLSERIGRSIF
- the hemW gene encoding radical SAM family heme chaperone HemW; this translates as MHNAALVPPALSLYVHIPWCVQKCPYCDFNSHALKAEIPEKEYIDALLEDLDTDIEKYQLNGMPRPLHSIFIGGGTPSLFSPEGIGRLLQGIEQRIPFKPEIEITMEANPGTIEAERFAGYQKAGVSRISVGVQSFEQEKLERLGRIHGQDEAVNAAHLAHKIGLNSFNLDLMHGLPDQSIEQALADLDKAIELDPPHLSWYQLTIEPNTMFYYKTPKLPDDDDLWDIFDLGHKKLADAGYVQYEISGYSKPGYQCQHNLNYWCFGDYLGIGCGSHGKLSFTDGRIVRTTKVKHPRGYLAAYQNMVKPYLSDEFEVPNEDRPFEFFMNRFRLMEACPKQDFIDTTGLGFDSIQETIEWAKELGYLNETDTHWQITEKGKLFLNDLLEAFMAEEDE
- a CDS encoding XTP/dITP diphosphatase; the protein is MSKIVLATGNQGKVREMADILSEFGFDVVAQSEFNVSEVAETGTTFIENAIIKARHAAKETGLPAIADDSGLEVDYLNGAPGIYSARYSGEGATDKQNIEKLLNAMQGVETEKRTARFHCVLVLMRHENDPTPLVCHGKWEGRILTEEHGENGFGYDPVFFVPEDNCASAELESTRKKQLSHRGKALAALFEAIKEQAL
- a CDS encoding DUF4426 domain-containing protein; this translates as MRLWITALLTALVALPSSAGQFKNIKDVEVHYSAFNSTFLTAQVAKQYKLKRNGYSAILNISVLDKASLGKPATTAKITGTAKNLVGNTRTLKFREIKEGDAIYYLAEFPVTHEENITFDIDVNAGLKGTGPLRFTQKFYIEE
- a CDS encoding phage integrase, translated to MSIKKQGSQYLVDARPQGREGKRYRRKFETKYEAQQYEKHLLATAHNKDWLEKPTDRRSLSELIDLWWKYEGQAKKTATTYLRILKQIDRELGKPKAHQLTHKLLAEYRAFHLEKNLALTTFNRKIMSLSNVFTVLIEAQEYHSQHPTHGFKLSRPRAKEMHFLSNDEINILLLKLDGDALKVAKVCLATGARWSEAESLKGSNLIHGRVTFVDTKNGKNRTVPISEELEKEIKQDGNGRLFGECYTSFYQCLKNCDFGLPKGQASHVLRHSFASHFMMNGGNILALQKILGHATIQQTMTYAHFAPDYLLDAVRFNPLTRSTK
- a CDS encoding XRE family transcriptional regulator, whose protein sequence is MDEKLISFSNQLKELKGTKSVRAFAELCGVPQPSMQNYIHGMRAPSLENLIKISHANNVSIDWLAGTSNVSLENAKIVTESDYTSIPIYSAEASAGNGCFTDTDKVIGKHLVFTDDLQRLGLKKEKTCAIKASGDSMVPTLMNGDLLVIDTRKQEGVLDGVYAITLDDSLLVKRLRYDLASQGYHIISDNEDHDNFLLPKGELERLHVNGRVRQVVKNL
- a CDS encoding helix-turn-helix domain-containing protein, whose translation is MNIRVQLDMPYLPVDEFARRWGITPQAVRNMIHEGKLPAKKKKRGEKKVYINMLVLWEHAQVDADENAKDSFFRTF
- a CDS encoding antitoxin MazE-like protein codes for the protein MSRNSKYEAAKKAQGLKKVTLWVPDDRESEFYMLAKACCEFRHLTFNTLRDTQSGKYISLERL
- a CDS encoding replication endonuclease; translation: MSTYKRFYQPNVNQSVGQFVSNITAHLPVMLRQDIDLKIGIRKNRDNPTDRNLSAFAKERVNFVDEVAHHFTNKFPFGYVCYEPNPLELTHDILMSDDLIKDFAVKLTVAFADIINDIAIVETEKRIDGIPDSSLDYYEALHYGFEQIRDVMLKAFIEPPSADTSDIGKKLTIQDAETILECAIRRCIDPKYLTRKLKRLRKQYIEHAQVTLGNVGKKQGQTHYVSRLTLSNFKQKMRESEEFMQNMVVISHDTMQEFNLAEVASRTTANLENRRVELVVRSRGDEERAIDMGFEGVFITWTLPSKYHRNSYKWNGCTVKEAHQNLMEQWKLARAHFAKIDLPWFGLRVAEPHKDGTPHLHAFVYCAKEHKADLMRICATIARSEDGDELHTKKQRKARFHAKPCDPNKGSATGYIIKYISKNINGAHMPEGEASEIAVSVRAWASAWGLKQFSQSGAPAVGLWRQLRRANKSDVAIDEELMNLYDHADSSRWKEFAQNIGDLRLAHEEQFNQYGETTKRVIGLKWLGHVIDTCSERFSIVAKCDVDAWKDERSELTQRSGASSWSTENKCNPPPKDEVTPLENALMDVTGWSVKGVQCLLKPLSMGAKIPIDKFTTLSIRNRQLRVT